One Coffea arabica cultivar ET-39 chromosome 5e, Coffea Arabica ET-39 HiFi, whole genome shotgun sequence DNA segment encodes these proteins:
- the LOC113688101 gene encoding protein THYLAKOID FORMATION1, chloroplastic has translation MAAVSSVSTFSGIKKQSFDSFKKISARNLSSNFEAFKLRLSFFYGLDSVNISYSNSEKSRCFAVHCMSTATDVPTVSETKLNFLKAYKRPIPSIYGTVLQELLVQQHLMRYKRTYKYDAVFALGFVTVYDRLMEGYPSDEDREAIFQAYIKALKEEPEKYRSDAQKLEEWARTQNAGTLVDFSSRKGEVESILKDIAERAGSKEGFSYSRFFAIGLFRLLELANATEPAILEKLCAALNVNKKSVDRDLDVYRNLLSKLVQAKELLKEYVDREKKKREERAESQKASEAVKKCLVESQYAGL, from the exons ATGGCGGCTGTGAGCTCAGTCTCAACGTTTTCAGGAATAAAAAAGCAATCTTTCGATAGttttaagaaaatttctgctCGGAATTTGTCCTCCAATTTTGAAGCTTTTAAGTTGCGTTTAAGCTTCTTCTATGGCTTGGATTCTGTTAATATTAGTTACAGCAACAGTGAAAAGTCCCGGTGCTTTGCAGTCCATTGCATGTCTACTGCCACGG ATGTGCCAACCGTGTCTGAGACAAAATTGAATTTCCTAAAGGCTTATAAGCGGCCAATTCCTAGTATCTACGGCACTGTATTGCAGGAGTTGCTTGTCCAACAGCACCTAATGAGGTACAAAAGGACATATAAGTATGATGCTGTCTTTGCTCTGGGTTTCGTAACTGTGTATGATCGATTAATGGAAGGCTACCCTAGCGATGAGGATCGTGAAGCAATTTTCCAGGCTTACATAAAGGCTTTAAAGGAGGAACCTGAAAAATATAG ATCCGATGCACAAAAATTGGAAGAGTGGGCCCGCACTCAAAATGCTGGTACATTAGTTGATTTTTCATCCAGGAAAGGAGAAGTTGAAAGCATTCTAAAGGACATTGCAGAAAGAGCAGGAAGCAAGGAAGGTTTCAGTTACAGTAGATTTTTTGCTATTGGTCTCTTCCGCCTTCTTGAGTTAGCAAATGCCACAGAACCTGCCATATTGGAGAAG CTCTGTGCTGCATTGAACGTAAACAAGAAAAGTGTGGATCGGGATCTTGATGTTTACCGCAATTTGCTCTCTAAGCTTGTTCAAGCAAAAGAACTCTTGAAGGAGTATGTGGACAG ggagaaaaagaaaagagaagagagggctgaatctcagaagGCTAGTGAAGCTGTTAAAAAATGTTTGGTAGAAAGCCAATATGCAGGCTTGTAA